In Kangiella koreensis DSM 16069, the DNA window GTTGCGCCAAAAGGGGTGCCGTATTAGCCCTATACCAGGCCCGAGTGCCATCATTACGGCTTTGAGTGTTGCCGGTCTGGCTACTGACAGCTTTAGTTTTTGGGGCTTTCTACCGTCAAAATCATCCGGACGCAAGCAAGTTTTTAGCAACTTATCGCAACATGGCGAAACACTGGTTTTTTATGAATCGTCACACAGGATTTTGGATTGCCTTAAGGATTTGCTTGATTTGCTAGGTGATAGAGAGTTAGTAATTGCTCGCGAACTGACCAAAACCTTTGAAACTGTCCTATCGGGCAAAGCTTCTGATTTGGTTGACAAGGTTGAATTGGATCTCGACCAGCAGAAAGGCGAGTTTGTGTTAATGGTATCGGGAGCTGAAGACAAGGTCACTGAAATGGACCTGGCTACCGAAAAACTCATGGTTGCGCTCCTAGAAGAGTTGCCTCCGAATAAAGCCTCTAAAATTGCCGCACAAGTGTCAGGCTTGAAGAAAAAAGTGTTATACCAATGGGCGCTTGATCAAAAAGACTAAGAACGATTTCTGTCACCTTTTACCGTTGAACCGAGTCTTATTAAGTAATTGTAAAGTTATCTAATTGAGAACAAACCGAATTGGAGTTGGATATGAGATATCTAAAGTCAGCAGTCATCGCACTACTTATATCGCCACTTATGGCTGTAGCTGGTGAAGTGAAAGTTAGCTGGGCTGAGTTTGATGATTTTATTGACGTTAGACCTGCCAGTGAAACCAAGTCAGCCTTTTATAAGCGCGTCAAAACTAGCCTTGAAAAATCATTTATTGAGCTTGGAGAAAAGTTGCCAGATGGTACTGTGTTTGAGCTTCGAGTCTCAGATCTAGACCTGGCGGGTGATATTCGCTATGGAGGTACCAGAGAATATAGACTGGTAGAGAGACTTTATTACCCTAAAATGAAGTTTGATTATCAGCTGGTTAATGCAGAAGGTAAGATCCTGAAAGAAGGCTCAGAATCAATCAAGGATATGGGCTTTCTGGATCGACTTCGTAGGCCATCTCAGTATCGAAATGAAGGTTTCTTCTACGAAAAGTTGATGTTCGAAAACTGGTTTGAAGAAAATATCGAAGCACAGTTTAAATAATAAGAATTGGTCACAAAGCTGGAAAGGCAGACAGAACAGTCTGCCTTTTTTATTTTTGCTTGCTTTTTCACCTATGAAGACTAAACTTGCCCACAAGCTGGCCAGACAGTCGCTGCCTGCCATTTGGTAGGGAGAGGAAAGTCCGGACTTCACAGAGCAGGGTGCCAGGTAACGCCTGGGCGGCGCAAGCCGACGGCAAGTGCAACAGAAAGTATACCGCCGATGGAATCGCAAGATTCACAGGTAAGGTTGAAATGGTGCGGTAAGAGCGCACCGCACTGCTGGCAACAGTATGTGGCGAGGTAAACCCCACCCGAAGCAAGACCAAATAGGGTTCCGTATGGCGTGGCTCGCGTTGGAACCGGGTAGGTTGCTTGAGCCATGGAGTGATCCATGGCCTAGACGAATGACTGTCCTAGACAGAATCCGGCTTACCGGCCAGCTTATTTTTTCCTTTATCAATGTTTAAAATTTGAGTGCTAAGTCATTCGTATGATGACTGTCCAAGACATATTCTCTTTAAGAGAAGCGGCTTACCAGCCAGCTTTTTTTTTCTTCCGAATTAGTTTTAACTTGGGGTACTTTAGTCATTCATCCTAGATGACTGTCCAAGACACACTCTCCACAAGAGAATCGGCTTATCGGCCAGTTTGCTTTTTTATCATTCTGAACCTTCGGTTGGTGGTGAGCTTGCGAACCTCAACAGCTCATGAGTACGTATCCAATTAGGCAGGCTCTTGCCCTTAAAAAAAAACATCTTATCTTCGGTCGTAATGGCAACTTTCTCCAAAAGCTGATGTATCCAACCCGTTAGCGTTATACTGATTTCATGGACACTTCTGATTGTTACATTTTATTGGCTGATCTGATTCTTATCACCCACGCGTTATTCGTTGTGTTTGTTGTAGCAGGGTTGATATTGATTCTAATTGGTGGCGTTTGCTCATGGTCATGGGTTAGAAACCTCTGGTTTAGGTTGTCGCACTTAATAGCGATTGGCTTCGTGGTGATTCAATCGTGGCTTGGTGCCATCTGCCCTTTAACCATCTGGGAAAATGCGCTGCGTGAAAAGGCGGGTGAGCTTGGTTATCAGGACACCTTTATATCCTACTGGCTGGAAAAGCTGCTTTATTACCAGTTACCGCAATGGGTATTTGTCGTTGCGTACAGCATATTCGGTGCTTTGGTCTTGGTAAGCTGGTTTTGGGTCAGACCAAGGGCTTTTAGAAAACAGGATTAAGCTACGAGTCGTCCCTATTCATATTCCAGCTCATCAAAAATAGGCGAGGGTCCAAAAACGTTTGATTGAGTAATGGTCGTAAATAGTTCAAGTGCTTTGATCCCTTTACTTGAATTGCCCTTAGTGTTTAGTCCTGGGCTCCATACTGCGATGCTGTATTGGTCTGGGTAGATGGCTACGATTCCACCGCCGACACCACTTTTACCGGGTAACCCAACTCTAAAGGCAAACTCTCCTGCCTCATCATAGAAGCCACAAAGCAACATGATGGAGTTGATACGTTTGGTTTCCTGAGCGGTTATTATTCGTTTGTTGTTGACTGGGTTCTTGCCTCCACTTGCGAGGAACATAAAGGTCTGAGCCAAATCTTTGCATGACATTTCTATTGAGCAAAGATGGAAATAGAAGTCTAATACTTCTTCAGCGTCGTTTTCGATATTGCCATACGATTTCATTAGGTTGATATGGGCACTGTTTTTAAAACCACATTCTTTTTCTGATTCTGCAGTGGTTTTGCAGTAATCAATATTGGGGTTGCCTGCTAGCGAGCGCAGAAACTTGATGAAGTCCTGATATGGGTTTTTCAATTCGCTCATCAGAATATCGCAAATGACTATCGCACCAGCATTGATTAATGGGTTGCGAGGTATCCCTTGTTCGTATTCAAGCTGTACTAAAGAATTAAAAGGACTGCCCGAAGGTTCTACCCCAACGCGCTTCCACAAGTCAGTGCCCACTAGTTTGAATGCATAAACCAGTGACAGAACCTTGGATATACTCTGAATAGAAAATGTCTCGTCGGTATCGCCATGGAAGTAGCTGTGTCCTTCTCTGGTTACCAGGTACATACCAAATTTATTGGGATTAGCCTTGGCCAGAGCAGGAATATAGGTCGCTACCTGTCCAATTTGGTCATAGTCCTTGAGCTCTGCAGCGATTTTTTCGAATATTTCGTTGTATTTCATACCCGGTAAGATTTGATGTTTGTCTTGTCAGTCTATTGAACACTAGGCTCTATGGCTAGCCTGGATTACCAATATATCAATAGGTTATATCAATGAAGGGAGGGTGGGGGGTGGTAATTCTTCATGAAGCTATGACTCTTAAAGTAGTTGAATCTTGGTGATTTTAGCCTCGAAATCCTTGATTTAAGTAAAATATCGCTTCTAACTTAAAGTAAATTCTAACTTCCCTATCTAATTTTCTGATAAATAAGCAGTTTATTTTCGTCTGTTTGTTAGTGCTGACTAACTTCGCTAAGTGTTTGTCAAATAAGGACATTTTTCACATTTTCCATGCAAATTTGCCTTGCAAAACTCAAGCAAACTTCATATAGTGTAGAGAAGTGGAGAAAAGTGTCGCAAAGTGGATCGTAAGGGATCAGTGAAGATCAACGACCAATTTGCTTAAAACAGCTGAAAACCGGGTAGCACTTTCGGTTTTGGCATAACGAGTCAAAAGTGGGGTTTACATAGAGCCATGTTCCGTGGAGCAACTGCAATCAATATGGATGCGAAAGGCCGTATCGCCGTTCCGGCGAAGTACCGTTCGCGTTTTGAAGATGTTTGCTCCAATCAAATTGTGGTGACTATTGACCTGTTTGACCCGTGTTTATTACTTTTCCCGCTCCCCCACTGGGAACAACTCGAAGCAAAACTCGACACTTTTTCTAACACAGACCCAAACCAACGCCGTATTAAACGTATGTTACTCGGTCATGCATCAGAGCATGAAATCGATAGTAATGGACGTATTCTACTGCCTCCTGTCCTGCGTGAATACGCACAATTGGAAAAACAATTACTTCTTGCCGGCCAAGGCCAAACATTCCAGATCTGGAATGAAGAGAATTGGCACAAGAAAATTGAGCAGGATGTTGAAGCGTTGGCTGAAGGGCCACTGGATCCAGACAGTTTACCTGAATTGGCGTTCTAGTTATGAGCACCAAACAAGAACACGACGCAGTCCTGCTAGAAGAGGCAGTGGAGGCTTTAGTGATCGACCCTAACGGCATATATATCGATTGTACATTTGGTCGCGGCGGACACAGTCGCGCCATATTGTCGCATCTGTCGGAAGAGGGGCGTTTGATCGGATTTGATAAAGATTTACAGGCCATTGCAGTGGGCGAACAACTGCAACAGGAAGATGCTCGGTTCAACATTGTTCATGAAAGCTTTTCTCTTTTAGAACAAGAAGTTAGCAAGCGCGGCTGGGTAGGTGAAGTGACCGGTGTTTTGATGGACTTAGGAGTATCGTCACCACAACTTGACCAGGCGGAGCGTGGTTTCAGTTTTATGCAGGATGGACCATTGGATATGCGTATGGATACCACACGCGGGCAAACCGCTGAGCAATGGATCGCGAATACCGATGAAGAAGATATGGTCTGGGCCTTTAAGGCATTTGGCGAAGAGCGTTATGCGAAACGAATTGCTCGTGCCATCGTCGAGAAAAGGGCCAAAGCGCCCATCACGCGCACAAAGCAATTGGCGGACATTATTTCTGAAGCACATCCACGCTGGGAAAAGCACAAGCATCCAGCGACTCGTTGCTTCCAGGCCATACGCATTGCGGTTAATCGCGAGCTGGATGATTTAAAAGATACATTGGAACAGGTATTGAACGTACTAAAGGTTGGTGGTCGTTTGGTAGCGATCAGTTTCCACTCGCTGGAAGACCGCATTGTGAAGCAGTTTATCCAGAAGCAAGCGCAAGGTCAGAATTTTCCTGCGGGTTTGCCGATTACAGAAGACATGATTAATCGTCGTATGAAAAAAGTCGGCAAGTTTACCAAGGCAGGTGACAGTGAGCTGGAACGCAACATTAGAGCGCGCAGTGCTGTGATGCGGGTGGCGGAGAAGTTGTCATGAGCCCGACCAAAATTAAAGAAAAAATTAGAGAAACCAATAGCTTATGGCCTTTTTATAGCCTGTTGGCAACCGTGTTACGTCGATTTGGAGTGATTTTTCTAGGTGGGTTGGTTGTGATTTCAGGTGTTGTGATTGCTCACCAGACTCACCAGATGCGCCAGACAACCATTGCCCTGAAGCAACTGGAAGATGAGCAGACAGCATTAGAGCTTCAATGGCAAAAATTGAGTTTAGAGCAAAGCTCATTAGCAGAGCATAGTCGAGTAGAAACTTTGGCTGAAAAACGTTTACAAATGAAGCAGTTAGACTCAAGAAATGAAGTATTAATTACACCCTCGGTTAGAGGTAGAGAATGAAGAAAGTACAAAACCGTAAATTAAAAACAGTACCGCTTTGTACATGGCGTTATTACGCCATGATTGCGGTATTGTTGTGCGGTTTTGGTGCGCTGGTCACACGTGCAGCTTACTTACAAGTGGTGAGCTCTGATGAATTAGCGCAAGCAGGCGACTCTCGATCTGTACGCATAAAAGGTATTTCAAGCCACCGTGGTTTGATTGTGGATCGCAACGGTGTTGAGTTGGCGCGTTCGGTGCCTACCGAATCTGTATGGCTTGATCCTAAAACCCTTCTAGCGAGTGAAAACGTCTTACAGAGTAAAGAGTGGAAAGCATTTGCTGCGGCATTAAAGCGCAATGAAAAAGAATTAAATCAATGGGTTAAAAGTAAGTCAGATAAACGGTTTGTGTGGCTTGAGCGGCATGTGGATCCCAATGTGGGGCTCTACATTAAGCGACTCGATATTCCCGGGGTTGAATTTAAAACGGAATATCGTCGTTATTACCCAAGTGCTGAAGTTGCTGCCCACCTTGTGGGCTTTACTGGTATAGATGATAAAGGTTTAGAAGGTGTTGAACGCGCCTTTGATAGTTTCTTAACAGGCCAGCCAGGCAGCAAAAAAGTGGTTGTGGATTTATACCGCCGAGTAGTTGAAGAGCGTGGTGTATTAGCGAAGGCCGAACAAGGGAATGATTTACAGTTAAGCATCGATTCAAGAATTCAATCAACAGCCTATAAAGAACTGAAAAAAGCTGTGCTGCAAAATGGTGCTAAAGGTGGATCTGTTGTTGTGGTGGATGTAGAAACGGGTGAAGTTTTGGCGATGGCTAGTCAGCCTTCTTTCAATCCGAATCGGTCTGACAGTCGTTTTCCAGAGTTTACACGTAACCGTTCAATTACAGATTTATTTGAGCCAGGTTCGACGGTCAAGCCATTGACGGTTGTGAGTGCATTATCGAGTGGAAAATTTTCAACCAACTCAAAAGTCGACACATCACCAGGACGCATGAAGTTAGGTTATGCCTGGGTTCGTGACCCACGTAATTATGGTGTATTGGATTTAGATGGAATCATTAAAAAATCCAGCAATATGGGAGTTGCAAAAATTGCATTAGAACTCTCAGATGAAGAGTTTATGAGCACTTATTATAAAGTGGGTTTCGGCATGGAAACCGGGTTAGGAATTCAAGGTGAAGCAGACGGCATTTTATCTCCCCGCGCTAATTGGTCGGATCATGAAAAAGCTTCCATGTCATATGGCTATGGCTTCATGGTGAGCCCTATTCAATTAGCGCAAGCCTACGCCATTTTAGGTGCGGATGGTATTCGTAATCAACTGACCCTAATTAAGCGTGCCGAAGGGGTTGAATATCCTCAAGAACAAGTAGTCGAAGCTGAAGTAGCCCGCTCCGTGGTCCATATGATGGAAGAAGTTGTGGCAGAGGGCGGCACTGGTACACAAGCCAAAGTTGAAGGTTATCGTGTGGCCGGTAAGACTGGTACTTCGCGGAAAGCGATTCGTGGTGGCTATGGTGATGAATACGTAACCGTGTTTGCCGGTTTAGTGCCAGCAAGCAATCCAAAGTTTGCCATCGTGGTCATGGTTGATGAGCCTGCGGGCGACAGCTATTACGGCGGTACAGTTTCAGCACCAGTGTTTGCCAAAGTGGCAGACAAAGCATTACACCTTATGAATATAGCACCAGATGACAAGGTACAAAAAACTGCTGTAGCAACCGCAGTTAATGTTGTAGGAGGAGGTCAGCATGACTAACTCTCTACAACTCACAACAGCATTAAAGAAAATAATTAAGCCACTAGTTAATGAACAATTTTGGAAAGATAATCCACAGGCTGCAATGACCGAAGTTAGCGGCATTCAGCTGGATAGTCGCCAGATAAAGCCTGGTCAGTTGTTTGTT includes these proteins:
- a CDS encoding DUF3016 domain-containing protein — encoded protein: MRYLKSAVIALLISPLMAVAGEVKVSWAEFDDFIDVRPASETKSAFYKRVKTSLEKSFIELGEKLPDGTVFELRVSDLDLAGDIRYGGTREYRLVERLYYPKMKFDYQLVNAEGKILKEGSESIKDMGFLDRLRRPSQYRNEGFFYEKLMFENWFEENIEAQFK
- the ftsL gene encoding cell division protein FtsL, which produces MSPTKIKEKIRETNSLWPFYSLLATVLRRFGVIFLGGLVVISGVVIAHQTHQMRQTTIALKQLEDEQTALELQWQKLSLEQSSLAEHSRVETLAEKRLQMKQLDSRNEVLITPSVRGRE
- the rsmH gene encoding 16S rRNA (cytosine(1402)-N(4))-methyltransferase RsmH; amino-acid sequence: MSTKQEHDAVLLEEAVEALVIDPNGIYIDCTFGRGGHSRAILSHLSEEGRLIGFDKDLQAIAVGEQLQQEDARFNIVHESFSLLEQEVSKRGWVGEVTGVLMDLGVSSPQLDQAERGFSFMQDGPLDMRMDTTRGQTAEQWIANTDEEDMVWAFKAFGEERYAKRIARAIVEKRAKAPITRTKQLADIISEAHPRWEKHKHPATRCFQAIRIAVNRELDDLKDTLEQVLNVLKVGGRLVAISFHSLEDRIVKQFIQKQAQGQNFPAGLPITEDMINRRMKKVGKFTKAGDSELERNIRARSAVMRVAEKLS
- the rsmI gene encoding 16S rRNA (cytidine(1402)-2'-O)-methyltransferase, yielding MANFPQTDTASAQLGTLFVVATPIGNIEDISARAIRTLKDVDLICAEDTRHSQRLMHHYQIETPMISLHEHNEVARIEQIAERLQQGQSIALISDAGTPLISDPGFKLVRELRQKGCRISPIPGPSAIITALSVAGLATDSFSFWGFLPSKSSGRKQVFSNLSQHGETLVFYESSHRILDCLKDLLDLLGDRELVIARELTKTFETVLSGKASDLVDKVELDLDQQKGEFVLMVSGAEDKVTEMDLATEKLMVALLEELPPNKASKIAAQVSGLKKKVLYQWALDQKD
- the mraZ gene encoding division/cell wall cluster transcriptional repressor MraZ, producing MFRGATAINMDAKGRIAVPAKYRSRFEDVCSNQIVVTIDLFDPCLLLFPLPHWEQLEAKLDTFSNTDPNQRRIKRMLLGHASEHEIDSNGRILLPPVLREYAQLEKQLLLAGQGQTFQIWNEENWHKKIEQDVEALAEGPLDPDSLPELAF
- a CDS encoding glutaminase, with translation MKYNEIFEKIAAELKDYDQIGQVATYIPALAKANPNKFGMYLVTREGHSYFHGDTDETFSIQSISKVLSLVYAFKLVGTDLWKRVGVEPSGSPFNSLVQLEYEQGIPRNPLINAGAIVICDILMSELKNPYQDFIKFLRSLAGNPNIDYCKTTAESEKECGFKNSAHINLMKSYGNIENDAEEVLDFYFHLCSIEMSCKDLAQTFMFLASGGKNPVNNKRIITAQETKRINSIMLLCGFYDEAGEFAFRVGLPGKSGVGGGIVAIYPDQYSIAVWSPGLNTKGNSSKGIKALELFTTITQSNVFGPSPIFDELEYE
- a CDS encoding peptidoglycan glycosyltransferase FtsI; amino-acid sequence: MKKVQNRKLKTVPLCTWRYYAMIAVLLCGFGALVTRAAYLQVVSSDELAQAGDSRSVRIKGISSHRGLIVDRNGVELARSVPTESVWLDPKTLLASENVLQSKEWKAFAAALKRNEKELNQWVKSKSDKRFVWLERHVDPNVGLYIKRLDIPGVEFKTEYRRYYPSAEVAAHLVGFTGIDDKGLEGVERAFDSFLTGQPGSKKVVVDLYRRVVEERGVLAKAEQGNDLQLSIDSRIQSTAYKELKKAVLQNGAKGGSVVVVDVETGEVLAMASQPSFNPNRSDSRFPEFTRNRSITDLFEPGSTVKPLTVVSALSSGKFSTNSKVDTSPGRMKLGYAWVRDPRNYGVLDLDGIIKKSSNMGVAKIALELSDEEFMSTYYKVGFGMETGLGIQGEADGILSPRANWSDHEKASMSYGYGFMVSPIQLAQAYAILGADGIRNQLTLIKRAEGVEYPQEQVVEAEVARSVVHMMEEVVAEGGTGTQAKVEGYRVAGKTGTSRKAIRGGYGDEYVTVFAGLVPASNPKFAIVVMVDEPAGDSYYGGTVSAPVFAKVADKALHLMNIAPDDKVQKTAVATAVNVVGGGQHD
- a CDS encoding DUF2784 domain-containing protein, producing MDTSDCYILLADLILITHALFVVFVVAGLILILIGGVCSWSWVRNLWFRLSHLIAIGFVVIQSWLGAICPLTIWENALREKAGELGYQDTFISYWLEKLLYYQLPQWVFVVAYSIFGALVLVSWFWVRPRAFRKQD